Proteins from one Longimicrobium sp. genomic window:
- a CDS encoding TIGR03885 family FMN-dependent LLM class oxidoreductase translates to MSAARPRVGYHASHEQFAPGELLRYVRLAEAAGFASGMCSDHFHPWSEREGQSGFAWSWLGAALQATSLPFGVVTVPGGWRYSPAILAQAAATLAEMFPGRFWIAPGSGEWLNEHVTGGKWPPKEVRNRRLREGVDIIRALWAGETVTHDGLVTVEEAKLYTRPKEPPLIVGAALSEETAEWMGGWADGLITVVGEREGMRKIVDAFRRGGGEGKPLYLQAQLSFAKTDEAALEGAWDQWRSVMFPSPVLADLEMPALFDAAGEHVRREDVKEKMRISSDPERHLEWLRGDVELGFTEINLHCVHRGEQERFIEVFGERVLPELMRG, encoded by the coding sequence GTGAGCGCGGCCAGGCCGCGGGTCGGCTACCACGCCAGCCACGAGCAGTTCGCGCCCGGCGAGCTGCTGCGCTACGTGCGGCTGGCGGAAGCGGCGGGGTTCGCCTCGGGGATGTGCTCGGACCACTTCCATCCCTGGAGCGAGCGCGAGGGGCAGAGCGGGTTCGCCTGGAGCTGGCTGGGCGCGGCGCTGCAGGCCACCTCTCTCCCGTTCGGGGTGGTGACGGTGCCTGGCGGGTGGCGCTACAGCCCGGCGATTCTCGCGCAGGCGGCGGCCACGCTGGCGGAGATGTTCCCGGGGCGCTTCTGGATCGCGCCCGGGAGCGGCGAGTGGCTGAACGAGCACGTCACCGGCGGGAAGTGGCCGCCCAAGGAGGTGCGCAACCGCCGGCTCCGCGAAGGCGTCGACATCATCCGCGCGCTCTGGGCGGGCGAGACGGTGACGCACGACGGGCTGGTGACGGTGGAGGAGGCGAAGCTCTACACGCGGCCGAAGGAGCCGCCCTTGATCGTGGGGGCGGCGCTCTCGGAGGAGACGGCGGAGTGGATGGGCGGCTGGGCCGACGGGCTCATCACCGTGGTCGGCGAGCGCGAGGGGATGCGGAAGATCGTCGACGCCTTCCGCCGCGGCGGGGGCGAGGGGAAGCCGCTCTACCTGCAGGCGCAGCTCTCCTTCGCGAAGACCGACGAGGCGGCGCTGGAGGGGGCGTGGGACCAGTGGCGCTCGGTGATGTTCCCCAGCCCCGTGCTGGCGGACCTTGAGATGCCGGCGCTCTTCGACGCCGCCGGCGAGCACGTGCGCCGCGAGGACGTGAAGGAGAAGATGCGCATCTCCAGCGACCCGGAGCGGCACCTGGAGTGGCTGCGGGGCGACGTGGAGCTGGGCTTCACGGAGATCAACCTGCACTGCGTGCACCGCGGCGAGCAGGAGCGCTTCATCGAGGTGTTCGGCGAGCGCGTGCTGCCGGAGCTGATGCGGGGGTGA
- a CDS encoding SDR family oxidoreductase — protein sequence MVEERDPKKGPTPSPDVPEQEPPGVEAMMEPKADHGEESYRGSGKLEGLVALITGGDSGIGRAVAIAFAREGADVAIGFLGDVEREDADETRAWVEEAGRRCLVHQFDVRDPDQCRELVERTVRELGRLDVLVNNAAYQMSQESILDITQEQLDRTFRTNIYGYIQMVQAALPHLEEGAVILNTGSVTAFEGNPQLIDYASTKGAIHVLTLSLAKSLKEKGIRVNTVAPGPVWTPLIPSTFDHDHVKEFGKDTFWERPAQPAEIAPSYVFLASADARYYSGEVLSPTGKTTSR from the coding sequence ATGGTGGAGGAGCGCGATCCGAAGAAGGGGCCCACGCCGTCGCCGGACGTGCCGGAGCAGGAGCCGCCGGGGGTCGAGGCGATGATGGAGCCGAAGGCCGACCACGGCGAGGAGAGCTACCGCGGCTCGGGGAAGCTGGAAGGGCTGGTGGCGCTCATCACCGGCGGCGACAGCGGGATCGGGCGCGCGGTGGCGATCGCCTTCGCGCGCGAGGGCGCCGACGTGGCCATCGGCTTCCTGGGCGACGTGGAGCGCGAGGACGCGGACGAGACCAGGGCGTGGGTGGAGGAGGCGGGGCGCCGCTGCCTGGTGCACCAGTTCGACGTGCGCGACCCCGACCAGTGCCGGGAACTGGTGGAGCGCACGGTGCGGGAGCTCGGGCGGCTGGACGTGCTGGTGAACAACGCGGCGTACCAGATGTCGCAGGAGTCGATCCTTGACATCACGCAGGAGCAGCTGGACCGGACGTTCCGCACCAACATCTACGGCTACATCCAGATGGTGCAGGCCGCGCTGCCGCACCTCGAGGAGGGCGCGGTGATCCTCAACACCGGGTCGGTGACGGCGTTCGAGGGGAACCCGCAGCTCATCGACTACGCCAGCACCAAGGGCGCCATCCACGTGCTCACCCTGTCGCTGGCCAAGTCGCTCAAGGAGAAGGGGATCCGGGTGAACACGGTGGCGCCGGGGCCGGTGTGGACGCCGCTGATCCCGTCGACGTTCGACCACGACCACGTGAAGGAGTTCGGCAAGGACACCTTCTGGGAGCGCCCCGCCCAGCCGGCCGAGATCGCGCCCAGCTACGTGTTCCTGGCCTCGGCGGACGCGCGCTACTACTCGGGCGAAGTGCTCTCGCCCACCGGCAAGACCACCAGCCGGTGA